Below is a genomic region from Candidatus Binatia bacterium.
GGACTCGGTCGCGAGGCGCAGCGAACCGACGCTCGACATCGCACAGCGCCGTCCGAGCTCCCTGACGAAGGCGCGGTCGGCTGCGCCCGCCTCCTCGGCGCCGCCCGAGACTCGAACCTGCAACGTCACGCGCGGCGCGACCCGGGATCGCTGATCGGCTCGCCCGCGACGCAAAGCGGACACTCGTCCTGCGCGTACGACTTCAACGGCAGATCGAGCAACGCGTGCGTCGGGACGCCGAAATCGACGGCGGAGCGCAGCACCATCGCGCCGACGCCGACGACGTGCGCGCCGTGGTGCCGAACGACGCCGATGACTTCGCGTACGGAGAATCCGGTCGTGACGACGTCCTCGACGACCAGCGCTCGATCCGCCGGCGACAGCGTGAAGCCGCGCCGCAACACCGGTGCGCCGTTCTCTTTCTCCACGAAGACGGCTTTGACGCCCAAATGCCGCGCAACCTCGTAGCCGAGGAGGATTCCGCCGACGGCCGCACTGACGACGACCGTCGGCTGCAGCGCACGGAAGTGCTCGGCGATCGCGCGTCCGGCCGGCTCGAGCAGCAACGGATCCTCGAGAATCCGAAACTTTTGAACGAAGCGATCGCTGTGGCGCCCGGAGCTCAAACGAAAATGCCCTTCGAGCAGCGCCCCTTGGCGCTTCAGCGCCGAGTGCAGGTCGAGCTCGACACCGCTCACGCCGGTACGGTCATTTCCTCGAGAATCGCCTTCACCGCCGCGACCGGATCCTCCGCGTCCACGACCGGCCGGCCCACGACGAGGTAATCCGAACCGGCCGCGACGGCCTGTGCCGGCGTCGTCACGCGCTTCTGATCGCCATGCGCGCTGCCGGCCGGGCGAATTCCGGGCGTCAGCGTGAGGAAGTCGTCACCGAAGAAGCGCTTGAGGTCGCGCACCTCGTGCGCACTGCAGACGACACCCGAGCAGCCCGCGTCGCGCGCGAGCGCGGCCAACCGGATCGCGTTCTCGCCGGGACCGCCCTGCAGCCCGAGCTCGTTCAGGTCTTCGGGAGCGATGCTCGTGAGCAGCGTCACCGCCATCACGTGGGGCGGGTTCACACCGAGCTCCGCCGCACGTTCGCCGGCCGCGTCGACCGCCGCGCGCATCATGTCGAGTCCTCCCAACGCATGGACGTTGACGAGGCGCACGTTCGGGCGCACGAGATGCACCATCGCGGCGGCCACGGTGCGCGGAATATCGTGCAGCTTCGCGTCGACGAACACGCGCACGTCGCGAGCCTCGCAGTACGACAGGATTCGTTCCGGATATCCGGAGAGCGCCTCCAAGCCGACTTTGACGATGACGTCCAGATCGTAGAGCCGGTCCACGAGCCGCTCGGCCTGCTCGGCGCTGGGCACGTCGAGAGCGACGATCAGCTGGGCCATCGCATCATCCCTCGTCTCCTTCGTATTGCTCGGGCGTCGCGAGGGCGACGTTGGCCTTCCCCACGATCGCGTCGAGCGACGCCAGATCGCGCGCAGCCAGATACGCCTGCAGCTCGTCCGAGATCCGCTCCGGAATGCGCGGATCGGTGAAGTTTGCCGTCCCAATTGAGATCGCGGTCGCCCCCGCGAGGAAAAACTCGAGCGCGTCGCTCAGATTCTCGATGCCTCCCTGTCCGACGATCGGGATCTTCACCGCCTGTGCGACCTCGTAGACCGCGAGTACCGCGATCGGACGGATCGCAGGACCCGAGAGACCGCCCGTGATGTTTCCCAATCGCGGGCGCCACGTCTCGACGTCGATCGCCATCCCGCGAACCGTATTGATGACCGCCAGCGCGTCGGCCCCGGCGGCCTCCGCCTCGCGAGCAACCGCCGTGATGTCCGTAACGTTGGGCGAAAGTTTGACGATCAGCGTTTTGTCCGTGGTCGCGCGCGCGGCCCGCACGACCTTCGACGTGAGACCCGCGTCGCAGCCGAACGTCTCGCCCTCACTCGCGACGTTGGGGCAGGACACGTTGAGCTCGATCCCCGCGATCTCTTCGCGCGCGGCGAGACGCTCGCACAGATACGGGTAGTCGTCCACGGAGAAGCCGGCGACGCTGCCCACGAGCTTGCAGCGCCGTCCCGCGTATTTGTGGAGCTCGTGCGCGAGATACCAGTCGATGCCGGGATTCTGCAGGCCGATGGCGTTGAGCATGCCGGCCGGCGTATGAACGAGCCGCGGCGTCGCGTTGCCCAGACGCGGTAGCCGCGTGACGCTCTTGAGGACGATGGCGCCGATCTTCGACAGGTCCACGAAGGGCGCGTACTCCTCGCCGGATCCATAGCAGCCGCTGCCCATCAGCGTCGGATAGTCGAGCTCGAGCTTACCGAGTCTGACGGCGACGTTCGGCACGGTCACCATCGCAGCTCGTCCGCCCAGAAAACCGGGCCCTCCTTGCAAATTCGCGCGTAGACGACGTCGCTGCCGCCGAGTTCCGCGGGCGGGAAGCCCGGCGCCTGAGCGCTTCGCGCGATCAGGGGTACGACGCACCCCCAGCAGCCTCCGACGCCGCATCCGAACGTCTCTTCCAGCGCGAGCTGCGCGCGAACGCCGAATCGCTCGGCGACGCGCGCGACGCCGCGCAACATCGGCGAAGGGCCGCAGGCAAGAATCAACTCGGGCTTGCGCGAGCTCTCCAGCGCGTCGGTGACGAATCCGCGCCGGCCCAGAGTGCCGTCGTCGGTGGTCAAAATCAACTCGCAGCCCGCATCCTCGAAGCGTTGCGCGTCGACGAGCAACTCCCTGGTTCGTGCGCCGTAGAAGAGCCGAACGCGGGCTCCTTTGACGATGAAAGCGTGCGCGCACAACAGCACCGACGCGATGCCGACGCCTCCGGCCACGATCGCAACGTCGCGCACGTCGCCGGAACAATCGAAGCCGTTGCCGAGCGGGCCGAGCACGTCGAGACGGTCGCCTTCGCGCAACTCGCTCAACTCGCGCGTGCGCTTGCCTGTTACAAAGAACAGAATGCTCGCGAGCTTGCCTTCCGCTTCGTAGATGGCGAGCGCCGTCGCGGCCGCCTGCGCCGCGGGCGGAATCGCCATGAGGTATTGACCCGGGCGGGTCGCGCTCGCAAGCTCCGGCGCCTCGAGCGTCACCACGACGACGCCCGGCGCGAGAACGCGACGTCCGATCACCGTGGTCGCGTGCACGCGGGCATGGAGGTCAGCCGTCGCCATCTTCACAGCCTATTTTCTGCAAATTCTTAGAAAAATCTCCGGAAACCGGTGCACGCCCTTGCTCCCTGAGCCGTTATACTGTATAGAGAGCGTAAATAATAGAAGGAAAGGAGGGGTCCGCAGATGGCAGGTCTTATCGTCTTCAAATCGCTAGCCGACGCACTCAGAGCGGGCTATCAGGTTTACGATCGGACTGCGGACGGTTATCTGGTCAGGACTCGCACGGCCGCCGGCTGGGCGATGGCCTTGGTGTCCTGCAAGTAGCATCGTCTTCGTCTTTATTACAAGGTTAACGCCGCCGGTCATTCGACCGGCGGCGTTAAATCTTATCGGGTTGCTGAATGTCAGCGATAGTCCGGCGGAGTCGCCGGCTTCTCGATCTCCGGCGTGGCTCCGGGCCGCCACCCGCCGTAAGTCGGCCCCGGCGGCATCCCACTATTCGGTGGGGGAGCCGAGGCGCTTGCGCCGGTGTCAGCCGGACCGAATTGCTGGCGCACCGTTTGCGGGCCGAACGTCGCCCCGCTCAACACGGCTCCGACGATCTGCGCGATGCCCACGAACATCGGAATCAACCCGCCGAGCAGCCACGGACCGTAGGCGTAGTGCCCGTCGCTGCGGTAGCCGATGAAGCCGAGACCAATCAGCAGCGCTAAGCCGATAAAGGCGACCTGGATGCCTCGACGGAGCTGGTGCTGCGCGTAGAAGTCCTGCTCGAAGTAATGATTCGGCATCGCACCGGGCTGCGACGCATTGGGCGTCCAGCCATACTTCATGGCCTTGCGCATCTCGCGCGCATTCGGCGGCGGAACGATTCCGTGGCGCAGCATCTCCATTCGCTCTTGGTGTCCGAGCACGCGGGATATGATCCAGGCAGCTACCGGTGCGCCGAAGATAAAGAATATCGCGGCCAGGGGGATGAGATCGCTATAGTCCATCACTGTAGGTTTGCTCCGTTGGTATAAATGTGTATCGATCCGTCGGACGTGCCGACCGTCATTTTCGCGGTCCCGGCACCCAGACGGATCGTGCGCTGGGCGGAATCGTTGCCCTCTTGCGACACGCCGTCGACGACGATGCTTCCGTCGCCGGTCGAGGCGTCGATGTTGACATCGGCACTGGGCGGCAGGTGAATCCTGATCGAGCCGTCGTCGGTGTGCATCGTCGCGGAGGGGCTCGCACCCACCAAATTCAGTCCCTCGGCCGTGATGCGGCCGTCGTGGGTCGTCGCGGCGAGCGACCCGACCGCGACATTCTGCAGCGAAAGATGACCGTCGTCCGAATCCATCGCGAGGCGATCGCCGCGCACGTTCGCGGCCTCGACGTAGCCGTCGCTGCTGTGGGCGTCGACGCTGCCCTGCAGATCGGCCAGCGTGACGTGGCCGTCCTGCGAGCGCACGCTCACGCCGCCCGTCACGCCGCTGACGTCGGCACCCGAGCAGCGCGCGATCTCGAGGCGCGCGCCCGAGGGGACCTCAACTTCAATCCGCTCGTTGCTATAGCCGAAGATGTCGATGGACACATGCCCTGTCGACGGGCGCTCGATGTGTACGCCGTCGCTCGTGCGAGTGACGCGCAGCTGCGGATACGATCCGCTCGAAAATACGGCGCCACGCAGCTCCGTGAGGTCTCGCACGTGGACGAGTCCGTCGTTCGAGATCGTAACGCCGACTCGCGACTGCGCATCGTCGATCACGATGTGCGGCGTAGCGCCGGCCGCGACCGGCGCCTGCGCCACGGGCGTGAAGTCGACGTGATGCATGCCTGACGAGAACGTCGTGCCGCCGCCGCCGACCGCGTATACGGCCACACCGACGATGAGCACTTCGGCGGCGATCAGCATCGCCACGATCGAGGCGCGCGACACTAGAGCCGGGGCCCCCAACCCTCGAAGGTGGAGCGCAGAGACTGCGCGGAGTCCCACCTGTCGGTCGGCAGGGTCGGCGGAGCGCTCTCCGGCCGGCTGCCGCCGGGAAGGGTCTGTTTGGGAAGAATGGTTGTCATCGCTGGGTCGATCCTCCGTAAGATTTCCTGCCCTAGTTACGCCGCGGCGAGCAGCATGTTTCGAGACGGAGGGCCGAGGCGGCCGCGAAACAATCCGCGCGCGCCGCGCGTACGAAAGGCGTGTCGGCAGCCTCGGCCCTTCGACTCGCTCCGCTCGCTCAGGACAGGCTTCCGGAGCCCCTCCTTCGAGAGACTCCGCACAAACGGGTGAACGCGGAGCCAGAGGACGGCCACCTGGTCGCGATGACGCTTCGGGGCAACTCGGAGGCATTCGCGAAGCTCGTGGAGCGGTACGACCGCGCCGTCTACCACCTCGCCTACCGAACGCTGCACGACGTCGAGGAGGCGCGCGATGCGACGCAAGAGGCCTTTTTCAAAGCTTTTCGCAGCCTGCGAACGTTCAAGCCGGGCTCGAAGTTTTCCACGTGGATCTTCGCGATCGCCTATCACGCGTGTTGCGACCGGCTCAACCGGCGCAAGCGCTATGCCAGCGATGAACTGCCCGAGCGGGCCGACTCCGCGCCCGGGCCGGAACAGCAGGTCATCGCCCTCGACCAAGCCACTCGGCTGCGCGCCGCGGTCGACGCGCTCCCCGAGAAGTACCGCACGGTCATCACTCTCTTTCATCTCCAGGGCAAACAGTACGAAGAGATCGCGAGCGTCCTCGGCCTGCCTATGGGTACGGTGAAGACGCACTTGTTTCGCGCGAAGGAGCAGCTACGCAGGCTTCTGGGCGAAATGGAGGTAACGGAAACATGAATATGAACGACAGCGACGCCCTCGAACGGGCGATCTTCGCGCTCCCCCTGGAGGAGCCGCCGGCCGGGTTGCGGTCCTCGATCTTGCTGGCGACGGCCTACCGCCCTCGCCCGGCCTTCTCGGTCGTGGAGCTCGCGATACTGGGTGCGCTCGGGGCGATCGGCGTATGGCTGTTCGTTCTGCTGGCCCTGGGCGGCGGGATGCTCTTCGTCCAGACCCTCCAAACCATCGGCGAAGTCCTTTCGCGGGCGCTGTCCAACACCGCGACGCTGGCGTGGCTGGCGGCGGGCGGAGCGACGGCGCTCTGGCTCTCACTTTTCACCGGATCCCAACCCCTCGTCGCAGCCCCGCACAGGTCCGAGCGGAGGGCCAGCCGATAATCCTAATCCATGGAGAAACGGCAAGCGCCGGAGCGGCGCCCATATAGGATCCTCGTCGTCGAGGACGATGCGGCGATCAGCCGCGTGTTGCAGCTCGAGCTCGAGCACGAACGATACGAAGTAGACGTCGCGCGCGACGGGCTATCCGGTCTCGAGAAGGCACTCAAGGAACCCGACCTCGTCATTCTCGATCTGATGCTGCCCCGCATGGACGGCATCGAGGTCTGCAAGCGCATTCGCGCCAAGAGCCGTGTGCCGATCATCATGCTTACCGCACGCGACCGCGTGCCCGATCGGGTCGCCGGCCTCGACGTCGGCGCCGACGACTACATCACCAAGCCGTTCTCCACCGAAGAGCTGCTAGCGCGCATCCGTGCCCGCCTGCGCGAACGCACGCCGCAGGGCAACGTGATCGAATACCGTGACGTCGTGATGGACCGCGACCGGCACGAGGTGCACCGCGGCGGAAAACCCATCTCCCTCACCGCCAAGGAGTACGCGCTGCTTGAGTACCTGCTCTTGCACCGCAACAAGGTCCACACCCGCGACGAGCTCTTCAACGGGGTCTGGGGCAGCGATTTTCTCGGCGACTCCAACCTCATCGACGTGTACATCCGGTACCTGCGCGGGAAGATCGACGACGGCTTCGACGACAAGCTCATAACGACCGTACGAGGCGTCGGCTACACCATAAAGGATTAGGCCTCGTTTGTCCCTGAAGTGGAAAAT
It encodes:
- the pyrE gene encoding orotate phosphoribosyltransferase, which produces MSGVELDLHSALKRQGALLEGHFRLSSGRHSDRFVQKFRILEDPLLLEPAGRAIAEHFRALQPTVVVSAAVGGILLGYEVARHLGVKAVFVEKENGAPVLRRGFTLSPADRALVVEDVVTTGFSVREVIGVVRHHGAHVVGVGAMVLRSAVDFGVPTHALLDLPLKSYAQDECPLCVAGEPISDPGSRRA
- the pyrF gene encoding orotidine-5'-phosphate decarboxylase → MAQLIVALDVPSAEQAERLVDRLYDLDVIVKVGLEALSGYPERILSYCEARDVRVFVDAKLHDIPRTVAAAMVHLVRPNVRLVNVHALGGLDMMRAAVDAAGERAAELGVNPPHVMAVTLLTSIAPEDLNELGLQGGPGENAIRLAALARDAGCSGVVCSAHEVRDLKRFFGDDFLTLTPGIRPAGSAHGDQKRVTTPAQAVAAGSDYLVVGRPVVDAEDPVAAVKAILEEMTVPA
- a CDS encoding dihydroorotate dehydrogenase — translated: MVTVPNVAVRLGKLELDYPTLMGSGCYGSGEEYAPFVDLSKIGAIVLKSVTRLPRLGNATPRLVHTPAGMLNAIGLQNPGIDWYLAHELHKYAGRRCKLVGSVAGFSVDDYPYLCERLAAREEIAGIELNVSCPNVASEGETFGCDAGLTSKVVRAARATTDKTLIVKLSPNVTDITAVAREAEAAGADALAVINTVRGMAIDVETWRPRLGNITGGLSGPAIRPIAVLAVYEVAQAVKIPIVGQGGIENLSDALEFFLAGATAISIGTANFTDPRIPERISDELQAYLAARDLASLDAIVGKANVALATPEQYEGDEG
- a CDS encoding DUF6249 domain-containing protein is translated as MDYSDLIPLAAIFFIFGAPVAAWIISRVLGHQERMEMLRHGIVPPPNAREMRKAMKYGWTPNASQPGAMPNHYFEQDFYAQHQLRRGIQVAFIGLALLIGLGFIGYRSDGHYAYGPWLLGGLIPMFVGIAQIVGAVLSGATFGPQTVRQQFGPADTGASASAPPPNSGMPPGPTYGGWRPGATPEIEKPATPPDYR
- a CDS encoding DUF4097 family beta strand repeat-containing protein; translated protein: MSRASIVAMLIAAEVLIVGVAVYAVGGGGTTFSSGMHHVDFTPVAQAPVAAGATPHIVIDDAQSRVGVTISNDGLVHVRDLTELRGAVFSSGSYPQLRVTRTSDGVHIERPSTGHVSIDIFGYSNERIEVEVPSGARLEIARCSGADVSGVTGGVSVRSQDGHVTLADLQGSVDAHSSDGYVEAANVRGDRLAMDSDDGHLSLQNVAVGSLAATTHDGRITAEGLNLVGASPSATMHTDDGSIRIHLPPSADVNIDASTGDGSIVVDGVSQEGNDSAQRTIRLGAGTAKMTVGTSDGSIHIYTNGANLQ
- a CDS encoding sigma-70 family RNA polymerase sigma factor, whose amino-acid sequence is MNAEPEDGHLVAMTLRGNSEAFAKLVERYDRAVYHLAYRTLHDVEEARDATQEAFFKAFRSLRTFKPGSKFSTWIFAIAYHACCDRLNRRKRYASDELPERADSAPGPEQQVIALDQATRLRAAVDALPEKYRTVITLFHLQGKQYEEIASVLGLPMGTVKTHLFRAKEQLRRLLGEMEVTET
- a CDS encoding response regulator transcription factor, with protein sequence MEKRQAPERRPYRILVVEDDAAISRVLQLELEHERYEVDVARDGLSGLEKALKEPDLVILDLMLPRMDGIEVCKRIRAKSRVPIIMLTARDRVPDRVAGLDVGADDYITKPFSTEELLARIRARLRERTPQGNVIEYRDVVMDRDRHEVHRGGKPISLTAKEYALLEYLLLHRNKVHTRDELFNGVWGSDFLGDSNLIDVYIRYLRGKIDDGFDDKLITTVRGVGYTIKD